A genomic window from Tachyglossus aculeatus isolate mTacAcu1 chromosome 9, mTacAcu1.pri, whole genome shotgun sequence includes:
- the TMEM17 gene encoding transmembrane protein 17: MELPAPIRQRLGAFSRTVFNEPNRTGPESAGGSDNEVVSSLPLQMSLYFNVYFFPFWWVCSVIMLQLKYPFLPDYYKFILVTVLILVTLIEVIRLYLGYMGNLQEKVPELAGFWLLSLLLQLPLILFQLFNEGLKILPLERAVHIIFTVFLAFQVIVAFLALKKMVNQLATRFHLQDFDRLDQSSVTRDLVGKERQIQTPGFSRPHLEEFRSTNVGWGSGLQA, encoded by the exons ATGGAGCTGCCCGCCCCCATCCGCCAGCGCCTCGGGGCCTTCAGCCGGACCGTGTTCAACGAGCCCAACAGAACCGGGCCGGAATCGGCCGGCGGCTCCG ACAATGAAGTAGTCTCCAGTTTGCCATTACAGATGTCCCTCTATTTCAATGTTTACTTTTTCCCATTTTGGTGGGTGTGCAGTGTCATCATGCTACAGCTGAAG TACCCATTCTTGCCAGATTACTACAAGTTCATCCTGGTGACTGTACTCATCCTGGTAACCTTAATTGAAGTCATCCGGCTGTATCTAGGATACATGGGCAATTTACAGGAGAAG GTTCCTGAATTGGCTGGCTTTTGGCTCCTGAGCCTCCTACTGCAGCTGCCGCTAATCCTCTTCCAGCTCTTTAACGAAGGTTTGAAGATCCTGCCCCTGGAACGAGCTGTCCATATCATCTTCACCGTCTTCCTTGCTTTCCAAGTTATCGTAGCGTTTCTTGCCTTAAAGAAAATGGTAAACCAATTAGCCACCCGCTTCCACCTCCAGGACTTTGATCGACTTGATCAGTCTTCTGTAACCAGAGATCTGGTTGGAAAAGAAAGACAAATTCAGACTCCTGGTTTTTCAAGACCACACTTGGAGGAGTTTCGTTCCACAAATGTTGGCTGGGGATCTGGACTCCAAGCCTGA